One genomic window of Punica granatum isolate Tunisia-2019 chromosome 1, ASM765513v2, whole genome shotgun sequence includes the following:
- the LOC116192763 gene encoding enoyl-CoA delta isomerase 2, peroxisomal-like: MCTLEKRGDLFFLTLTGDGEHRLGPAVIDSILSALSEAAAQSTPGSVLITTSQGKFFSNGFDLAWAQTAGSPAEARERLHGMVASFRPVVAALLSLPMPTIAAVQGHAAASGLLLALSHDYILLRSDRGLLYMPELDIGLPMPDYFSAMGRAKIASSSAMRDIFLQSAKLKGEEAVRMGVAYSAHDGEEALSEASIRLGEQLAKRKWQGKVYAEIRKSLYPDVCSMLGLPHKVATPKL; encoded by the exons ATGTGTACGCTTGAGAAGCGCGGCGACCTCTTCTTCCTCACCCTGACAGGCGACGGTGAGCACCGCCTTGGCCCCGCCGTCATCGACTCCATCCTCTCCGCCCTCTCCGAGGCCGCCGCCCAGTCAACCCCCGGCTCCGTCCTCATCACCACCTCCCAAGGCAAGTTCTTCTCCAACGGCTTCGATCTCGCTTGGGCCCAGACCGCCGGATCCCCCGCCGAGGCCCGGGAGCGCCTCCACGGCATGGTCGCATCCTTCCGCCCCGTCGTCGCTGccctcctctccctccccaTGCCCACCATCGCCGCCGTCCAG GGCCACGCTGCGGCGTCCGGGTTGCTGCTTGCGCTGAGCCACGACTACATACTTCTCCGGTCCGACCGAGGTCTACTCTACATGCCCGAGTTGGACATCGGGCTTCCCATGCCTGATTACTTCTCGGCAATGGGCCGGGCCAAGATCGCGTCGTCCTCAGCCATGAGGGATATCTTCCTGCAGAGCGCGAAGCTCAAAGGCGAGGAGGCCGTCAGGATGGGAGTGGCATACTCGGCGCATGATGGCGAGGAGGCCCTGTCGGAGGCCAGCATCCGCCTCGGGGAGCAGCTGGCGAAGAGGAAGTGGCAGGGCAAGGTTTATGCGGAGATCCGAAAGAGCCTCTACCCTGACGTCTGCTCTATGCTGGGACTGCCTCACAAGGTTGCAACTCCGAAGCTATAG